The following proteins come from a genomic window of Rhodohalobacter sp. 614A:
- the lpdA gene encoding dihydrolipoyl dehydrogenase yields the protein MAKEFDVCVIGTGPGGYVAAIRAAQLGFKTAVVEKRFLGGVCLNIGCIPTKALLRSAEIFESIAHASDYGVDVKGYSANFEGMIKRSRNVANKMSRGVQFLMKANKIEVFEGTGIFKSSKELSVQNDDGKEQDTIKAKHFIVATGARARELPNLKIDGEMIISSEKAMQLEKQPKKMVIIGAGAIGVEFAYFYNTIGTEVTLVELMDSLVPVEDEEVGKELGKIYKKKGINVLTKSSVEKVEKKGKGVKVTIKTDDGNKEVEADVVLSAVGVTGNIENIGLEKAGVETEKGAIKVDRSTYKTSVDGIYAIGDVIGAPWLAHKATHEGVVLAEMLAGENPTPVNYDNIPGCTYCEPQIASVGYTEKQAKEEGYDVMVGKFPFSASGKATGLGHEEGFVKVVFDAKYGEWLGCHMIGSHVTELIAEAVVARDLETTGHEIINAVHPHPTMSEAVMEAVAEAYGEGVHLGSKPKKKK from the coding sequence ATGGCAAAAGAATTTGATGTTTGTGTAATTGGAACCGGCCCTGGTGGCTATGTTGCCGCCATCCGTGCCGCACAGTTAGGATTTAAAACGGCAGTTGTAGAAAAACGATTTTTAGGAGGCGTTTGCCTCAATATTGGCTGTATTCCAACCAAAGCCCTGCTTCGTTCAGCAGAAATCTTTGAATCAATCGCTCACGCTTCTGATTATGGCGTGGATGTAAAAGGCTATTCTGCGAATTTTGAAGGAATGATTAAGCGCAGCCGGAATGTAGCCAACAAAATGAGCCGAGGGGTTCAGTTCTTGATGAAGGCTAACAAGATTGAAGTATTTGAAGGCACCGGCATTTTCAAATCCAGCAAAGAGCTTTCCGTTCAAAATGATGATGGCAAAGAGCAGGATACGATTAAAGCCAAACATTTTATTGTTGCAACCGGCGCTCGTGCGCGGGAGCTTCCAAATTTGAAGATCGATGGCGAGATGATCATCAGTTCCGAAAAAGCCATGCAGCTTGAGAAGCAGCCTAAGAAAATGGTGATTATCGGTGCAGGAGCGATCGGTGTTGAGTTTGCCTACTTCTATAATACAATCGGTACAGAAGTTACGTTGGTTGAACTGATGGACTCGCTGGTACCTGTTGAGGATGAAGAAGTCGGGAAAGAACTTGGCAAGATTTATAAGAAGAAAGGAATTAACGTCCTTACCAAAAGTTCTGTCGAAAAAGTAGAGAAAAAAGGCAAAGGCGTAAAAGTGACCATCAAAACCGATGATGGAAACAAAGAAGTAGAAGCCGATGTAGTTCTTTCTGCTGTGGGTGTGACCGGAAATATCGAAAATATCGGGCTTGAAAAAGCCGGTGTGGAAACCGAAAAAGGCGCGATCAAAGTGGATCGGTCTACGTACAAAACCTCTGTGGATGGAATTTATGCCATTGGCGATGTGATTGGCGCTCCATGGCTGGCTCACAAAGCCACTCACGAAGGTGTTGTACTCGCTGAAATGCTTGCAGGAGAAAATCCCACTCCGGTTAATTACGACAATATTCCGGGCTGTACGTATTGCGAACCTCAAATTGCATCCGTCGGCTATACCGAGAAGCAAGCCAAAGAAGAAGGTTACGATGTGATGGTTGGGAAATTTCCATTCTCAGCAAGTGGTAAGGCAACAGGGCTCGGCCACGAAGAAGGATTCGTAAAAGTTGTATTTGATGCGAAATACGGTGAATGGCTCGGCTGCCACATGATCGGTTCTCATGTAACAGAATTGATTGCTGAAGCCGTGGTTGCCCGAGATCTTGAAACAACCGGACACGAAATCATCAACGCCGTGCATCCACATCCAACCATGAGCGAAGCCGTGATGGAAGCTGTGGCAGAAGCCTATGGCGAAGGTGTTCACCTCGGGTCAAAGCCCAAAAAGAAGAAATAA
- a CDS encoding energy transducer TonB has product MEDRRLIPDHNIRTKPEKNLRNYYTIFLEVGLILALLILTVLARVQFTAEEVDIPVLEEQEVIEMEEIVQTKQIERVPAPPRPPVPVAVPNDEIIEDVDININAELDFNATLELPPAPPAQAEEKQEEEEEDFFVLVEQMPELIGGLGSLQQEIVYPERAIRANIEGRVYVRFIVNEQGQVEKPEVVRGIGGGCDEEALRVVKLAKFKPGLQRGIPVRVQYNLPVIFRIKS; this is encoded by the coding sequence ATGGAAGACAGAAGATTAATACCTGACCATAACATTCGCACGAAACCTGAAAAAAACCTTCGCAACTACTACACCATTTTTCTTGAAGTAGGGCTTATCTTGGCATTGTTGATATTAACCGTTCTCGCAAGAGTCCAATTTACAGCTGAAGAGGTTGATATTCCGGTTTTGGAAGAACAAGAAGTGATAGAGATGGAAGAAATCGTTCAAACCAAACAAATTGAACGTGTTCCGGCTCCTCCTCGTCCCCCGGTTCCGGTAGCGGTTCCAAATGATGAAATCATAGAAGATGTAGACATTAATATTAATGCCGAACTGGATTTTAACGCTACACTGGAACTGCCGCCAGCTCCTCCCGCACAAGCTGAGGAAAAACAGGAAGAAGAAGAGGAAGATTTCTTCGTACTGGTAGAGCAAATGCCTGAATTGATCGGTGGATTGGGATCTCTTCAACAAGAGATTGTATATCCTGAAAGAGCCATTCGTGCTAATATTGAGGGACGTGTTTACGTACGTTTTATTGTCAACGAACAAGGCCAGGTTGAAAAACCGGAAGTTGTTCGGGGAATTGGCGGAGGCTGTGATGAAGAAGCACTCCGTGTTGTTAAATTGGCGAAATTCAAACCGGGTTTGCAACGGGGAATTCCGGTTAGGGTTCAATACAATTTGCCAGTGATATTTAGAATAAAGTCTTAG
- a CDS encoding MarC family NAAT transporter yields MFEAITETIPEHTSTILGIAGLLFASFTSLFSVVNPLAAIPVFLSLTGRFSDQERVQTAKKASFYMFGVLITFLLIGTFILSFFGISLAGIRIAGGLIIMRAAYSMLNPEKGGRKLTKEDEVAALEKEDISFSPLALPLLSGPGSIAVVIGFATQADGLTDYLINSGSIVLVVLVTYGILRLAPISAKYIGPTGLNIMTRLMGFIALAIAVQFILSGISRYYGIVI; encoded by the coding sequence ATGTTTGAAGCAATAACAGAGACGATACCGGAACACACATCTACCATACTCGGAATTGCCGGTTTACTTTTCGCAAGTTTTACCTCGCTTTTTTCGGTTGTAAATCCTTTGGCTGCAATACCTGTTTTTTTATCACTTACAGGCCGGTTCAGCGATCAGGAAAGAGTTCAGACTGCAAAAAAAGCGAGCTTCTATATGTTCGGAGTACTCATTACATTTCTCTTAATAGGAACATTTATCCTCAGCTTTTTTGGCATATCGCTTGCCGGAATTCGAATAGCGGGGGGATTAATCATTATGAGGGCCGCATATTCAATGCTTAATCCGGAAAAAGGGGGAAGAAAACTGACAAAAGAGGATGAGGTTGCAGCTTTGGAAAAAGAGGATATCTCCTTTAGTCCACTTGCTCTGCCTTTGCTTTCGGGACCCGGTAGTATCGCTGTAGTAATCGGTTTTGCAACCCAGGCCGACGGGCTTACTGATTATTTGATAAACAGTGGGTCTATTGTACTGGTGGTATTGGTTACATACGGTATTCTACGCTTAGCACCCATTTCAGCCAAATATATCGGGCCAACAGGTCTCAATATCATGACACGACTGATGGGCTTTATTGCGCTTGCAATAGCCGTTCAATTTATTCTGAGCGGAATATCACGTTATTATGGAATCGTAATTTAA
- a CDS encoding sulfotransferase family protein: MSSKNHLNPVFITAHPRSGTSLLYRTLVKHSSFAPKELCLEETKIFRQPLLALSEESEWQSLKKYMLNDEKIFSQFLQSIKGEKIWQKILKTASIPFKVLDEFSAWKLSGNPSMIRKYFAFARQARGCERIVEKTPIHLLNHRRITHTFPQASILIIFRHPIDVYSSYRKRLQEHPEMDWLKLRVDEFTERYRTYAEAAEELRDSPQAYLLRYEDFVNSPEDSFRKICEFLHEPFEEEPIKEDEPSLKIEGINPNLSKKIQEKTKNWADYISADEARTIEAELKDVMEKYNYESVLQDA; encoded by the coding sequence ATGAGTTCAAAAAATCATCTGAATCCTGTTTTTATAACAGCACATCCACGAAGCGGAACGAGTCTTTTGTATCGTACACTTGTAAAACATTCTTCTTTTGCGCCAAAAGAACTCTGCCTGGAGGAGACAAAAATTTTTCGTCAACCTTTACTTGCATTATCTGAAGAATCAGAATGGCAGTCTTTAAAAAAATACATGCTGAATGATGAAAAAATATTCAGCCAATTTTTACAATCAATAAAGGGAGAAAAGATTTGGCAAAAGATTCTCAAAACGGCTTCTATACCTTTTAAAGTCCTGGATGAATTCAGTGCCTGGAAGCTGTCCGGAAATCCTTCCATGATAAGAAAATATTTTGCTTTTGCCCGACAAGCGAGAGGCTGTGAACGGATTGTTGAAAAAACTCCTATTCATCTTTTAAATCATCGCCGGATAACTCATACGTTTCCACAAGCATCAATTCTGATCATTTTCCGCCATCCCATTGATGTATATTCTTCTTACAGGAAACGTCTTCAGGAGCATCCTGAAATGGACTGGTTAAAACTTCGTGTAGACGAATTCACAGAACGATATCGAACTTATGCAGAAGCCGCAGAAGAACTACGGGATTCACCACAGGCTTATTTGCTTCGCTACGAAGATTTTGTAAACTCACCGGAAGATTCATTTCGAAAAATATGTGAATTCCTGCATGAACCGTTTGAGGAAGAACCTATTAAGGAAGATGAGCCTTCGCTGAAGATTGAGGGAATAAATCCAAACCTGTCAAAAAAAATACAAGAGAAGACCAAAAACTGGGCGGATTACATAAGTGCAGACGAAGCCCGAACGATTGAAGCGGAGCTGAAAGATGTGATGGAGAAATATAACTATGAATCCGTTTTGCAGGACGCTTAA
- a CDS encoding glycosyl hydrolase family 18 protein produces MKKFSKNRLFCAVLILFSLPFLFWSCTGTSTVQNKSGKESNFDESRSKNSFRVVGYYSIRAAIEADPQSVPFDQLTHVNLWFFNPDSLGNYNLDLSGLSDFVDEAHDQNVNVLFSIGGGGHYPHYKHLLTDQYRSRLIDNLVDQVLKYNLDGVDVDLEGSAIDKNYEPFVTELGTKLRSHNKLMTAAIAVYYKDQLTDKALAQYDFMNIMVYDRTGPWRPDQPGPHSTFQNAVDDLDYFKSERNIPKEKIVLGVPFYGYAFSTVPGNPPRSMNYKEITTTYPGSEWVDEWPLPGDYTIYYNGIPTIIRKTVLAKEEASGIMIWQLLGDAENEKSLLSTINRVAYSY; encoded by the coding sequence ATGAAAAAATTTTCAAAAAACCGCCTTTTCTGTGCCGTATTAATACTTTTTTCACTCCCATTTTTATTTTGGAGTTGTACCGGCACTTCAACGGTTCAAAATAAATCAGGAAAAGAGTCAAATTTTGATGAATCCCGGAGCAAGAATTCCTTCAGAGTTGTAGGGTACTACTCAATCCGGGCAGCGATTGAGGCAGATCCTCAAAGTGTGCCTTTTGACCAACTTACCCATGTCAATCTCTGGTTTTTCAATCCCGATTCTCTTGGTAATTACAATCTGGATCTGTCAGGTTTATCTGATTTTGTTGATGAAGCTCATGATCAAAATGTAAACGTACTTTTCTCTATCGGCGGAGGCGGGCATTATCCTCATTACAAACATCTGTTGACAGACCAATACCGATCAAGGTTGATTGATAATCTTGTAGATCAAGTACTGAAGTATAATCTCGATGGTGTGGATGTGGATCTTGAAGGGAGTGCCATTGATAAAAATTACGAACCTTTCGTTACCGAACTTGGGACAAAACTGCGATCTCACAACAAACTTATGACTGCTGCAATTGCCGTTTACTATAAAGATCAACTTACGGATAAGGCACTTGCCCAATACGATTTTATGAATATCATGGTTTACGACCGAACCGGTCCATGGCGACCGGATCAACCCGGACCACATTCTACTTTTCAAAATGCTGTTGACGATCTTGATTATTTCAAATCGGAGAGAAATATTCCGAAGGAAAAGATTGTGCTTGGCGTTCCTTTTTATGGATATGCTTTTAGTACCGTCCCTGGCAATCCTCCGCGAAGCATGAATTATAAAGAGATAACCACCACCTATCCCGGCTCGGAATGGGTGGATGAATGGCCTTTGCCGGGCGATTATACCATCTATTATAATGGAATTCCCACGATCATCCGGAAAACCGTTTTAGCAAAAGAAGAAGCGTCCGGAATTATGATCTGGCAACTTTTGGGAGATGCTGAAAATGAAAAGTCTCTTTTGAGTACAATTAACCGAGTGGCTTACTCTTATTAA
- a CDS encoding DinB family protein: MDLRQEMQHLFQFDLWCTQTLVDIVTENAPFKEQETCISLLSHIVNAQKIWYRRVIKSSTENEVGIWDAHDLEILKSKARKANQKWMDFIADHEVNMDTEIHYQNSKGMDYSNSIWEICNHLIIHGQHHRAQISLFLRNSDIKPPAIDYIHYARMAKSAEFLN, translated from the coding sequence ATGGACTTAAGACAAGAAATGCAGCACCTTTTTCAATTCGATTTATGGTGCACACAAACTTTGGTTGATATAGTTACTGAAAATGCTCCTTTTAAAGAACAGGAAACCTGCATCTCCCTTCTTTCACATATTGTTAATGCCCAGAAAATTTGGTACCGCAGGGTTATAAAAAGTTCAACCGAAAATGAAGTTGGTATTTGGGATGCACATGATCTTGAAATTTTGAAAAGCAAAGCCAGGAAAGCCAATCAAAAATGGATGGATTTTATTGCCGACCATGAAGTTAACATGGATACAGAAATCCATTATCAAAACTCAAAGGGGATGGATTACAGCAATTCTATCTGGGAAATCTGTAATCATCTGATTATTCACGGACAACACCATCGGGCACAAATTTCACTTTTTCTGAGAAATTCAGATATTAAACCGCCAGCGATTGACTATATTCACTACGCAAGGATGGCTAAATCCGCTGAATTCTTAAACTAA
- a CDS encoding alanine/glycine:cation symporter family protein, with translation MPYRNFKHGIEVLTGKYDDPNAPGDINHFQALSSTMAATIGMGNISGVAIALGVGGPGAIFWMWVTAIVGMATKFFTCTLAIMYRGKDSSGKIQGGPMYYITEGLGKKWKPLAMFFSLAGLIGCAPMFQANQLTQIIRDALLAENSVLGYDTMILANSVFTVEGFRLSDIIVGLILVTLVSLVIFGGIKRIGSVASRAVPLMVIIYVFTVVYILIANISEVPQYLWLIVTDAFSGEAAAGGALWVVISNGVRRGAFSNEAGIGTEAMAHGAAKTVEPVREGLVGMLEPAIDTLLVCSMTALALLMTGAWVDNSVDGITMTAVAFETAIPSVGVYLLIFCVFIFSITTMFTYSYYGTKCLNFLAGAHVQHYYNYFYVFTIFFGSITTIDIVVNLIDGMFAMMAIPTMIGTLLLAPRVVDASKDYFFRKKRGDFEL, from the coding sequence ATGCCGTATCGAAATTTCAAACATGGTATTGAGGTGCTGACCGGTAAATACGATGATCCCAATGCTCCGGGAGATATCAATCATTTCCAGGCCTTGTCGAGTACGATGGCGGCAACCATTGGTATGGGAAATATCAGTGGTGTTGCTATCGCACTCGGCGTGGGCGGCCCCGGCGCCATTTTTTGGATGTGGGTGACGGCCATCGTGGGCATGGCCACCAAGTTTTTTACATGTACTCTCGCCATTATGTACCGCGGGAAAGATTCCAGTGGAAAGATCCAGGGCGGGCCGATGTATTACATTACCGAAGGTCTCGGGAAAAAATGGAAACCTCTCGCCATGTTTTTCAGCCTTGCCGGTTTGATAGGATGCGCGCCCATGTTTCAGGCCAATCAGCTTACCCAGATTATTCGTGATGCACTTCTTGCCGAGAATTCGGTTTTAGGATATGATACAATGATTCTGGCAAATTCAGTTTTTACTGTGGAAGGATTTCGCCTCTCGGATATTATTGTCGGATTGATTCTGGTGACACTCGTTTCGCTTGTGATTTTTGGCGGAATCAAACGGATTGGCAGTGTGGCTTCGCGAGCTGTTCCGTTGATGGTTATCATTTATGTGTTTACGGTGGTCTATATCCTTATCGCAAATATCTCTGAGGTTCCCCAATATTTATGGTTAATTGTAACCGATGCTTTTTCCGGCGAGGCGGCCGCAGGTGGTGCGCTTTGGGTGGTGATTTCAAATGGAGTCCGCAGAGGTGCATTCTCAAATGAAGCCGGGATCGGAACCGAGGCAATGGCGCATGGCGCGGCTAAAACTGTTGAACCCGTACGGGAAGGTTTGGTCGGGATGCTGGAACCGGCTATTGACACACTTCTTGTTTGCTCAATGACTGCACTGGCCCTTTTAATGACGGGTGCCTGGGTAGATAATTCCGTGGATGGAATTACCATGACAGCCGTAGCATTTGAGACGGCCATTCCTTCCGTGGGTGTTTATTTGCTGATTTTTTGCGTCTTTATTTTCAGCATTACCACCATGTTTACCTACTCGTATTACGGAACGAAATGTCTCAATTTTCTGGCGGGGGCGCATGTACAGCATTATTACAATTATTTTTATGTGTTCACCATTTTCTTCGGATCCATTACTACTATCGATATTGTTGTAAACCTGATTGATGGAATGTTTGCCATGATGGCCATTCCTACCATGATCGGAACCTTGTTATTGGCGCCAAGAGTTGTGGATGCAAGCAAGGATTATTTCTTCAGAAAAAAACGCGGCGATTTCGAACTGTAA
- a CDS encoding MATE family efflux transporter encodes MKNQLDESLSENLEPSKQQTLWQDIVGSVKGMEYDFTSGSTGRAILLLSIPMVLEMMMESVFAVADIFFVSKLGPEAVATVGITESIMTILYAVAMGLSMGTTALVSRRIGEKNNRSASIAAVQSVLIGIVVSIPVALLGIFLSHELLGLMGASETIITEMYTYTMIMMGGNIVIMLLFIVNAVFRGAGDAAISMRVLWFANLLNIILDPILIFGLGPVPAFGIAGAAIATTLARGLGVIYQFWVLAGKNSRIKIDRHDLKLNLEVMSRLVKVSMGGIGQFLISTASWVGMVRIIAEFGSTALAGYTIAIRIVMFSLLPSWGMSNAAATLVGQNLGAGKPGRAERSAWVCGFVNTGFLVLLGISFYLFSDQLIRLFTPEIDVIAVGAKALKIIAIGYLFYGMGMVMVQAFNGAGDTVTPTWLNFICFWLIEIPLAWFLSMNIGLNENGVFWSIVIAESTFGMIAMWIFTKGKWKGKEV; translated from the coding sequence ATGAAAAATCAATTAGACGAATCACTATCTGAAAATCTTGAACCATCCAAACAGCAGACTCTCTGGCAAGATATTGTTGGCTCTGTAAAGGGAATGGAATACGATTTTACCTCCGGAAGTACCGGCAGGGCAATTTTGCTGCTTTCCATCCCAATGGTTCTCGAGATGATGATGGAATCGGTGTTTGCCGTGGCGGATATCTTTTTTGTTTCTAAACTGGGACCGGAGGCTGTTGCCACAGTCGGTATCACGGAATCTATAATGACCATTTTGTATGCCGTAGCGATGGGTTTAAGTATGGGAACCACGGCCTTGGTCTCCCGAAGAATCGGCGAGAAAAATAACCGGTCGGCATCCATTGCTGCTGTGCAGTCCGTGTTGATTGGAATCGTTGTATCCATTCCTGTAGCTCTTTTGGGAATTTTTCTTTCGCATGAACTTCTCGGTTTGATGGGAGCCTCCGAAACCATCATCACCGAAATGTACACCTACACCATGATTATGATGGGAGGTAACATCGTAATTATGCTTCTTTTCATTGTAAACGCCGTATTTCGGGGTGCAGGAGATGCGGCAATCTCTATGCGCGTATTATGGTTTGCAAATTTGTTGAACATTATCCTGGATCCAATCCTGATATTTGGGCTGGGGCCTGTTCCAGCTTTTGGAATTGCAGGTGCAGCCATTGCAACAACTCTTGCCCGGGGCCTGGGAGTAATTTATCAATTCTGGGTTTTGGCCGGTAAAAACTCACGGATAAAAATCGATCGACATGATTTAAAACTGAACCTCGAAGTTATGAGCCGTCTTGTGAAAGTTTCCATGGGCGGAATTGGCCAGTTCCTGATTTCAACAGCCAGCTGGGTAGGCATGGTGAGAATTATTGCAGAGTTTGGCAGTACGGCACTGGCAGGTTATACAATCGCTATTCGAATCGTGATGTTTTCGTTATTGCCTTCCTGGGGAATGAGTAATGCTGCGGCTACTCTTGTCGGGCAAAATCTTGGGGCCGGAAAACCAGGTCGCGCCGAGCGTTCAGCCTGGGTTTGCGGATTTGTGAATACGGGATTTTTGGTTCTTCTTGGGATTTCGTTTTATCTGTTTTCCGATCAGTTGATCCGGTTGTTTACACCCGAAATAGATGTGATTGCAGTAGGAGCCAAAGCGCTGAAAATCATCGCTATCGGTTATCTTTTTTATGGGATGGGTATGGTGATGGTTCAGGCTTTTAACGGTGCCGGTGATACGGTTACGCCAACCTGGCTCAACTTCATATGTTTCTGGCTGATAGAGATTCCATTAGCCTGGTTTCTGTCAATGAATATCGGACTGAATGAAAATGGTGTGTTCTGGTCTATTGTTATAGCAGAATCAACATTTGGCATGATAGCGATGTGGATTTTTACCAAAGGAAAGTGGAAAGGGAAAGAGGTGTAA